A single Fusarium oxysporum Fo47 chromosome IV, complete sequence DNA region contains:
- a CDS encoding transcription initiation factor IIA, gamma subunit-domain-containing protein, which produces MATGAQSFYELYRRSSIGLALTDTLDDLISDERINPQLAMKILSNFDQAITEALQKNVKARLQFKGSLDTYRFCDEVWTFLIKNVTFKMDNGSQSVTANKVKIVSCNAKKPGEGQ; this is translated from the exons ATGGCTACCGGAGCGCAATCTTTCTATGAGCTGTACCGTCGAAGCAG CATTGGTCTCGCTTTGACAGATACCCTCGATGATCTCATCAGCGACGAGCGCATCAACCCTCAGCTTGCCATGAAGATCCTGAGCAATTTCGATCAGGCCATCACTGAGGCTCTTCAGAAGAACGTTAAAGCTAGACTTCAATTTAAG GGAAGCCTTGACACCTACCGATTCTGCGACGAAGTCTGGACCTTTTTGATCAAGAACGTAACCTTTAAAATGGACAATGGGAGTCAATCCGTCACGGcgaacaaggtcaagattgTCAGCTGCAACGCCAAGAAGCCTGGCGAAGGACAATAA